One part of the Rhodococcus oxybenzonivorans genome encodes these proteins:
- a CDS encoding acetylornithine transaminase gives MTGTPELQQRWSGALMNTYGVPRVALTGGRGAVLTDAEGKQYVDLLAGIAVNILGHAHPAIIEAVTHQLSTLGHVSNLYASEPAIALAEELLSHLGAPGRVFLCNSGTEANEAAFKLARATGRSKIIAAENSFHGRTMGALALTGQAAKRAPFEPMPPGVEHVPYGDLDALDRAVDEDTAAVFLEPMMGESGVVVPPEGYLVGARKITADRGALLVLDEVQTGIGRTGWFYAHQSVGIVPDVMTLAKGLGGGMPIGACIATGATADLFGPGKHGTTFGGNPVCASAALAVLRTIAEEDLVSRADALGKSLSAGIEGLGHPLVDHVRGAGLLLGIVLTQDVAPAVENAAREAGYLLNAAQPGVIRLAPPLVLTDDQAEGFVAALPAILDNAQSAAQPGKQ, from the coding sequence CGCTGACGGGCGGCCGCGGTGCCGTGCTGACGGACGCGGAGGGTAAGCAGTACGTCGACCTTCTCGCCGGCATCGCTGTCAACATCCTCGGACACGCGCATCCGGCGATCATCGAGGCGGTCACCCATCAGCTGTCAACGCTGGGACATGTGTCCAACCTCTATGCCAGCGAACCCGCGATCGCCCTGGCGGAGGAATTGCTCTCGCACCTGGGCGCACCCGGCCGGGTCTTCCTGTGCAATTCGGGGACCGAGGCCAACGAGGCGGCTTTCAAGCTCGCCCGCGCGACAGGTCGCTCCAAGATCATCGCCGCGGAAAACTCCTTCCACGGCCGCACGATGGGCGCGCTGGCGCTCACCGGGCAGGCAGCCAAGCGTGCCCCGTTCGAACCGATGCCGCCCGGTGTCGAGCACGTGCCGTACGGCGATCTCGATGCGCTGGACCGCGCCGTCGACGAAGACACCGCGGCGGTCTTTCTCGAACCCATGATGGGTGAGAGCGGCGTCGTCGTTCCTCCGGAGGGGTATCTGGTCGGTGCGCGGAAGATCACCGCGGACCGCGGTGCGCTGCTGGTGCTCGACGAGGTGCAGACCGGGATCGGCCGGACCGGTTGGTTCTATGCCCATCAGTCCGTCGGCATCGTTCCCGACGTCATGACGCTGGCAAAGGGACTCGGTGGGGGAATGCCGATCGGCGCCTGTATTGCCACGGGCGCGACCGCAGATCTGTTCGGGCCCGGTAAACACGGCACCACCTTCGGCGGGAACCCGGTGTGCGCGTCCGCGGCGCTCGCCGTGCTCCGCACGATCGCCGAGGAAGACCTCGTCTCCCGCGCCGACGCACTCGGGAAGTCGCTGTCTGCGGGTATCGAGGGGCTCGGACACCCCTTGGTCGACCACGTCCGCGGCGCCGGGTTGCTGCTCGGCATCGTCCTCACCCAGGACGTCGCACCCGCCGTGGAGAACGCGGCGCGCGAGGCCGGTTACCTGCTCAATGCTGCACAGCCCGGTGTCATCCGGTTGGCTCCACCGCTGGTGCTGACCGACGATCAGGCCGAAGGCTTCGTTGCGGCACTGCCCGCAATCCTCGACAACGCGCAATCGGCCGCTCAGCCGGGAAAGCAGTGA
- the argF gene encoding ornithine carbamoyltransferase, with the protein MTIVVKHFLRDDDLTPAQQAEVLDLAARLKKNPFAERPLEGPRGVGVIFEKNSTRTRFSFEMGIAQLGGHAVVVDGRSTQLGREETLQDTGRVLSRYVDAVVWRTFGQKRLESMASGASVPIVNALSDEFHPCQVLADLQTLAERKGSLKGLKLTYLGDGANNMAHSLMLGGVTAGVDVTIASPDGFAPLPWVVEVARARAAETGATITLASDAHSAVAGADALVTDTWTSMGQENDGLDRVGPFRPFQVDEALLARADSEAVVLHCLPAHRGEEITDAVLDGPQSVVWDEAENRLHAQKALLVWLLAQRSGDRP; encoded by the coding sequence GTGACGATCGTGGTGAAACACTTCCTGCGGGACGACGACCTGACCCCTGCGCAGCAGGCCGAGGTTCTCGACCTCGCAGCCCGGCTCAAGAAGAATCCCTTCGCGGAGCGCCCGCTCGAAGGCCCGCGCGGTGTCGGCGTCATCTTCGAAAAGAATTCCACCCGTACCCGGTTTTCGTTCGAGATGGGCATCGCCCAACTGGGTGGCCACGCCGTGGTGGTCGACGGACGCAGCACCCAGCTCGGCCGCGAGGAGACACTCCAGGACACCGGCCGGGTGCTGTCGAGGTACGTCGACGCAGTCGTCTGGCGGACGTTTGGGCAGAAGCGCCTCGAGTCGATGGCCTCCGGGGCGAGCGTTCCGATCGTCAACGCCTTGTCCGACGAGTTCCATCCGTGTCAGGTCCTGGCCGACCTTCAGACACTGGCCGAGCGGAAGGGATCGTTGAAGGGCCTGAAACTGACCTACCTCGGGGACGGCGCCAACAACATGGCCCATTCCCTCATGCTCGGCGGAGTCACCGCGGGCGTCGACGTCACGATCGCGAGCCCGGACGGATTCGCGCCGCTGCCGTGGGTGGTCGAGGTGGCGCGGGCACGCGCGGCCGAGACCGGTGCCACGATCACGTTGGCGAGCGATGCGCACTCGGCGGTCGCGGGAGCGGACGCACTCGTGACCGACACGTGGACGTCGATGGGACAGGAGAACGACGGGCTCGACAGAGTCGGACCGTTCCGTCCTTTCCAGGTCGACGAGGCACTGCTCGCGCGAGCCGATTCCGAAGCCGTGGTTCTGCACTGCCTTCCCGCCCACCGCGGTGAGGAGATCACCGACGCTGTGCTCGACGGACCGCAGAGCGTGGTGTGGGACGAGGCCGAGAACCGGCTTCACGCGCAGAAGGCGCTTCTGGTGTGGCTTCTCGCACAACGATCCGGGGATCGTCCGTGA
- a CDS encoding arginine repressor, protein MSPVPPHRVGATNAATAPTRAGRQARIVAILSTNPVRSQTELASLLAAEGIDATQATLSRDLEELGAVKLRAADGGAGVYVVPEDGNPVRGVSGGTDRLARLLGELLVSTDSSGNLAVLRTPPGAAHYLASALDRASLPDVVGTVAGDDTLLVVAREPLTGAELAAKIESLA, encoded by the coding sequence GTGAGTCCGGTTCCGCCACATCGAGTGGGTGCCACCAACGCGGCGACCGCGCCGACGCGGGCAGGGCGTCAGGCCCGGATCGTGGCGATCCTCTCGACCAACCCGGTCCGCAGCCAGACCGAGCTCGCGTCCCTGCTGGCCGCCGAAGGGATCGACGCCACCCAGGCCACGCTCTCCCGTGACCTCGAAGAACTGGGGGCCGTCAAGCTGCGCGCGGCCGACGGTGGTGCCGGCGTGTACGTGGTACCCGAGGACGGGAACCCGGTGCGCGGAGTCTCGGGCGGAACGGACAGATTGGCGCGATTGCTGGGGGAGTTGCTGGTGTCCACGGACTCGAGTGGCAACCTGGCGGTGCTGCGAACGCCTCCCGGGGCGGCGCACTATCTGGCGAGTGCACTCGATCGGGCATCATTACCTGACGTCGTGGGAACCGTAGCCGGCGACGACACCCTTCTCGTGGTGGCCCGTGAGCCGCTGACCGGGGCGGAACTCGCGGCGAAGATCGAATCCCTCGCCTGA
- a CDS encoding argininosuccinate synthase, whose product MADRVVLAYSGGLDTSVAISWIGKETGKEVVAVAIDLGQGGEDMEVVRQRALDCGAVESVVVDARDEFADEYCLPTIQANALYMDRYPLVSAISRPLIVKHLVDAARAYGGTTVAHGCTGKGNDQVRFEVGFGSLAPDLDVIAPVRDYAWTREKAIAFAEENEIPINVSKKSPFSIDQNVWGRAVETGFLEDLWNAPTKDVYDYTQDPTVNWQAPDELIISFEEGRPVAIDGKPVSVLEAIQELNRRAGAQGVGRLDVVEDRLVGIKSREIYEAPGAMVLINAHQELEHVTQERELGRYKRQTEQRWSELVYDGLWFSPLKVALDTFIAKTQERVSGDIRLVLHGGAIIVNGRRSNQSLYDFNLATYDEGDTFDQSFAKGFVQIHGLSSKVAAKRDLGL is encoded by the coding sequence ATGGCCGATCGCGTCGTACTCGCCTACTCGGGCGGGCTGGACACCTCAGTCGCCATCAGCTGGATCGGCAAGGAGACGGGCAAGGAAGTTGTTGCTGTCGCCATCGATCTCGGCCAGGGCGGCGAGGACATGGAGGTCGTGCGCCAGCGTGCGCTCGACTGCGGCGCGGTCGAGTCGGTCGTGGTGGATGCACGGGACGAGTTCGCCGACGAGTACTGCCTCCCGACCATCCAGGCCAACGCCCTGTACATGGATCGTTACCCGTTGGTGTCGGCGATCAGCCGCCCGTTGATCGTCAAGCATCTCGTCGACGCGGCCCGCGCCTACGGCGGCACCACCGTCGCGCACGGCTGCACCGGCAAGGGCAACGACCAGGTCCGCTTCGAGGTCGGGTTCGGTTCGCTGGCCCCGGACCTCGACGTGATCGCTCCCGTTCGCGACTATGCCTGGACCCGTGAGAAGGCCATCGCGTTCGCCGAGGAGAACGAGATCCCGATCAATGTCTCGAAGAAGTCCCCGTTCTCGATCGATCAGAACGTGTGGGGCCGCGCGGTCGAGACCGGCTTCCTCGAGGATCTGTGGAATGCACCGACCAAGGACGTCTACGACTACACCCAGGACCCGACCGTCAACTGGCAGGCCCCGGACGAACTGATCATCAGCTTCGAGGAAGGCCGCCCCGTCGCGATCGACGGCAAGCCGGTGTCGGTCCTCGAAGCGATCCAGGAACTGAACCGTCGCGCCGGCGCTCAGGGGGTCGGTCGCCTCGACGTCGTGGAAGACCGGCTGGTGGGCATCAAGAGCCGCGAAATCTACGAGGCTCCGGGCGCCATGGTGCTGATCAATGCGCACCAGGAACTCGAGCACGTCACGCAGGAACGCGAACTCGGCCGCTACAAGCGGCAGACGGAGCAGCGCTGGAGCGAGCTGGTGTACGACGGCCTGTGGTTCTCGCCGCTGAAGGTGGCACTGGACACTTTCATCGCGAAGACCCAGGAGCGCGTCTCGGGTGACATCCGCCTGGTTCTGCACGGCGGCGCGATCATCGTCAACGGCCGCCGGAGCAACCAGTCGCTCTACGACTTCAACCTGGCCACCTACGACGAGGGCGATACCTTCGACCAGTCGTTCGCCAAGGGGTTCGTGCAGATCCACGGTCTGTCCTCGAAGGTCGCCGCGAAGCGCGATCTGGGCCTGTAG
- the argH gene encoding argininosuccinate lyase, translated as MTAHGTNEGALWGGRFESGPAAAMAALSKSTHFDWVLAPYDVRASQAHARVLHKAGLLSAEDLATMLGGLDSLAADVASGTFGPSESDEDVHGALERGLIDRVGPEVGGRLRAGRSRNDQVATLFRMWLRDAVRRVAAGVLDVVDALATQAAAHPSAVMPGKTHLQAAQPVLLAHHLLAHTHPLLRDVQRLRDFDVRAAVSPYGSGALAGSSLGLDPEAIAAELAFDSSAENSIDATSSRDFAAEAAFVLAMIGVDLSRMAEEVILWSTPEFGYITLADAWSTGSSIMPQKKNPDVSELTRGKSGRLIGNLTGLLATLKAQPLAYNRDLQEDKEPVFDSVAQLEMLLPAITGLISTLEFHTDRMAELAPAGFTLATDIAEWLVRQGVPFRVAHEAAGACVRVAEARGVGLEDLTEEELAAVDPSLTPDVREVLTVEGSIASRNARGGTAGIRVAEQLGGVRRLSESMREWCR; from the coding sequence ATGACGGCGCACGGCACCAACGAAGGTGCGTTGTGGGGCGGTCGGTTCGAGTCCGGACCCGCCGCCGCCATGGCGGCCCTGAGCAAGTCGACCCACTTCGATTGGGTTCTCGCACCCTATGACGTGCGTGCGTCGCAAGCGCACGCCCGGGTCCTGCACAAGGCGGGACTGCTCAGCGCGGAGGACCTCGCGACCATGCTGGGTGGGCTGGACAGCCTGGCAGCCGATGTGGCGAGCGGAACATTCGGTCCGAGTGAATCCGACGAGGACGTGCACGGCGCCCTCGAACGGGGCCTGATCGATCGCGTCGGCCCGGAAGTCGGGGGACGCCTGCGGGCGGGACGCTCACGAAATGATCAAGTGGCGACGCTGTTTCGCATGTGGTTGCGGGATGCGGTCCGCCGGGTCGCGGCCGGGGTGTTGGACGTCGTGGATGCGCTCGCGACGCAGGCGGCCGCGCATCCGTCCGCGGTGATGCCCGGCAAGACGCACCTGCAGGCCGCCCAGCCGGTTCTGCTGGCACATCATCTGCTGGCGCACACGCACCCCTTGCTGCGAGACGTGCAGCGCCTGCGGGACTTCGACGTGCGAGCCGCGGTGTCCCCGTACGGTTCGGGGGCGCTCGCCGGGTCCTCACTCGGACTCGACCCCGAGGCGATCGCCGCGGAACTCGCGTTCGACTCTTCGGCCGAGAACTCGATCGACGCGACGTCGTCGCGGGACTTTGCGGCCGAGGCCGCGTTCGTGCTCGCGATGATCGGCGTGGATCTGTCGCGGATGGCGGAGGAGGTCATCCTCTGGAGCACCCCGGAATTCGGCTACATCACGCTGGCCGATGCCTGGTCGACGGGTTCGTCGATCATGCCGCAGAAGAAGAATCCGGACGTGTCCGAGCTGACTCGCGGGAAGTCGGGCCGGCTGATCGGCAACCTGACGGGTCTGCTGGCCACGTTGAAGGCGCAGCCGCTCGCTTACAACAGGGACCTGCAGGAAGACAAGGAACCGGTTTTCGATTCGGTGGCACAACTCGAAATGCTGCTGCCTGCGATCACCGGGCTGATCTCGACTCTCGAGTTCCACACCGACCGGATGGCGGAATTGGCGCCCGCCGGTTTCACGCTGGCCACGGATATCGCCGAGTGGCTGGTTCGCCAGGGCGTACCGTTCCGCGTCGCCCATGAGGCGGCGGGTGCCTGCGTGCGTGTCGCCGAGGCACGAGGTGTCGGCCTCGAGGATCTCACCGAGGAGGAACTGGCAGCAGTCGATCCTTCCCTGACGCCGGACGTTCGGGAGGTGCTCACGGTCGAGGGCTCGATCGCGTCGCGCAACGCCCGCGGTGGCACCGCCGGTATCCGGGTAGCCGAGCAGTTGGGTGGTGTTCGCCGACTCTCCGAGTCCATGCGGGAATGGTGCCGGTGA
- a CDS encoding acyl-CoA synthetase: MGFSTETVKGPIRRVVATAQNGLEVIRLGGLETDLTTSPFEVVERRPMYRLRRYFPDTDPAEVGPPIVLVPPMMMSADVYDVTRDQGAVGILHEMGIDPWVVDFGSPDTEEGGWDRNLADHIVAISEIIDKVRAHTGRDVHLSGYSQGGMFAYQAAAYRRSRNIASLVTFGSPVDTLAGLPFGIPAGFASDAAAFLADHVFNRLAVSGWMARTGFQLLDPVKTLKSRLEFLRQLHDREALLPREQQRRFLATDGWVAWSGPAVAELLKQFIVHNRMMTGGFVIKDRVVSLAELTCPIMAFVGEVDDIGQPLAVRGIRRAAPRANVYESTLRVGHFGLVVGSAAAAHTWPTTGEWVRWNEGMGPKPSTVDLMRYDEHFGSETGVSISDRIIHTVASVAEVGVGVGKGITGFASGAVRGTVELSGEATRALPRLARLGQMQPHTQISLSRLLAEQRRKAPNGECFLFDNRVHTYEAVNQRIDNVVRGLISAGVRPAAHVGVVMETRPSALAVIAALSRLGAVAVLLPPGREIHTAIRIDGVERIVTDPENLDAALATGMQVLVLGGGDLRSLDVEPGSNVVDLEQIDPESVALPGWYRPDPGLAREPAFIICSESNGHWETKQITNYRWALSAFGTASAADLDRGDTVYCIAPLHHSSSLLAAVGGAVAGGSRIALSKGLDAERFTEEVQRYGVTVVSYTWTMMREILDAESLDLLGNYPIRLFLGSGMPQGLWRRTTECFAPAKVLEFYASTEGDVVLANVAGAKIGCKGRPLPGSADVRLAAYDPISGRLLEDDRGFVRECADNEVGLLLGRAGVHGEMSGVALRGIFAAGDAWIATENLFRRDADGDFWLVDHKKTVIATARGPVFTQPIVDALAAVDRIDLAVAYGIEVGGSTLAVAAFTLRDGRPPRLADVAEAIEALPFGWRPDIVHVVDAIPLGSSFRPNADGLSAAGLPKPGTRVWYLDSNSQEYKRLTKAVAAQFHDGSAGMPAGAR, from the coding sequence GTGGGTTTTTCTACCGAAACGGTAAAGGGCCCGATCCGTCGGGTGGTGGCGACGGCGCAGAACGGTTTGGAGGTAATCCGCCTCGGCGGACTCGAGACCGACCTGACCACCTCGCCGTTCGAGGTGGTCGAACGGCGGCCTATGTATCGACTCCGGCGATACTTTCCCGACACCGACCCGGCGGAGGTCGGCCCTCCCATCGTGCTGGTGCCGCCGATGATGATGTCGGCTGACGTCTACGACGTGACCCGCGATCAGGGCGCCGTGGGCATCCTGCACGAAATGGGGATCGATCCCTGGGTGGTCGACTTCGGCTCGCCGGACACCGAAGAGGGGGGATGGGACAGAAATCTCGCCGATCACATCGTCGCGATCAGCGAGATCATCGACAAGGTCCGTGCCCACACCGGCCGCGACGTCCATCTCTCGGGGTATTCGCAGGGTGGCATGTTCGCCTACCAGGCGGCTGCTTACCGCCGCAGTCGCAACATTGCGAGTCTGGTTACGTTCGGCAGCCCCGTGGACACTCTGGCCGGTCTGCCGTTCGGAATTCCCGCCGGATTTGCGAGCGACGCAGCGGCTTTCCTCGCGGACCATGTGTTCAACCGTCTCGCGGTGTCCGGGTGGATGGCGCGCACGGGTTTCCAGCTCCTCGACCCGGTGAAGACCCTCAAGTCCCGTCTCGAATTTCTTCGGCAACTGCACGACCGGGAGGCGCTCCTCCCACGGGAACAACAGCGCCGGTTTCTCGCGACCGACGGATGGGTTGCCTGGTCGGGTCCCGCAGTGGCGGAGCTGCTCAAGCAGTTCATCGTCCACAACCGGATGATGACCGGCGGTTTCGTCATCAAGGACCGCGTCGTGTCACTCGCCGAGCTCACCTGCCCGATCATGGCGTTCGTCGGTGAAGTCGACGACATCGGGCAGCCGCTCGCGGTCCGCGGGATTCGCCGGGCCGCACCGCGTGCCAATGTGTACGAATCTACTTTGAGGGTAGGGCATTTCGGGCTCGTGGTCGGTTCAGCGGCGGCCGCGCACACATGGCCGACCACGGGTGAATGGGTGCGGTGGAACGAGGGTATGGGGCCTAAACCGTCCACTGTGGATCTCATGCGGTACGACGAACACTTCGGCAGCGAGACCGGCGTGTCGATCAGCGATCGCATCATCCACACGGTGGCCTCGGTCGCGGAAGTCGGTGTGGGGGTCGGCAAGGGGATCACAGGATTCGCCTCGGGAGCGGTTCGCGGCACGGTGGAACTGTCCGGTGAGGCCACGCGCGCTCTTCCGCGGCTCGCGCGTCTCGGCCAGATGCAACCGCACACTCAGATCTCCCTCAGCCGGCTTCTGGCGGAGCAGCGTCGGAAGGCGCCGAACGGCGAGTGCTTCCTCTTCGACAACCGGGTACATACCTACGAGGCGGTGAACCAGCGGATCGACAATGTCGTTCGCGGATTGATATCCGCCGGCGTGCGGCCGGCTGCACACGTCGGTGTGGTCATGGAAACCCGGCCGAGCGCGCTGGCCGTCATCGCGGCGCTGTCCCGGCTCGGCGCCGTGGCAGTTCTCCTTCCTCCGGGCCGCGAAATCCACACCGCTATCCGGATCGACGGCGTCGAACGCATCGTCACCGATCCTGAGAATCTCGACGCCGCCCTCGCCACCGGAATGCAGGTTCTCGTCCTCGGTGGGGGAGACCTCCGCAGTCTCGATGTCGAGCCCGGGTCGAACGTCGTCGATCTCGAGCAGATCGACCCGGAGTCCGTCGCTCTGCCAGGCTGGTACCGGCCCGACCCCGGGCTGGCACGAGAGCCGGCGTTCATCATCTGCAGTGAATCCAACGGGCACTGGGAGACCAAGCAGATCACCAACTACCGCTGGGCGCTGTCTGCCTTCGGTACCGCCTCGGCCGCCGATCTCGACCGCGGCGACACGGTGTATTGCATTGCTCCTCTGCATCATTCATCCAGTCTCCTCGCAGCAGTGGGGGGAGCGGTGGCGGGCGGCTCACGTATCGCCCTGTCGAAGGGCCTCGACGCCGAGCGCTTCACCGAGGAGGTCCAGCGTTACGGCGTAACCGTCGTCAGCTACACGTGGACGATGATGCGTGAAATCCTCGATGCGGAAAGCCTCGATCTGCTCGGTAACTACCCGATCCGCCTGTTCCTCGGTTCCGGTATGCCACAGGGGTTGTGGCGGCGCACCACCGAGTGTTTCGCGCCCGCGAAGGTGCTGGAGTTCTACGCGTCGACCGAAGGTGATGTCGTTCTCGCGAACGTCGCAGGCGCCAAGATCGGGTGCAAAGGCAGGCCGTTGCCGGGCAGCGCCGACGTGCGGCTGGCCGCATACGACCCGATCTCCGGACGTCTACTCGAAGACGATCGGGGCTTCGTCCGCGAATGTGCGGACAACGAGGTCGGTCTACTCCTCGGCAGGGCGGGCGTGCACGGTGAAATGTCCGGTGTGGCCCTGCGGGGCATCTTCGCCGCCGGCGACGCGTGGATCGCGACGGAAAATCTCTTCCGCCGCGATGCAGACGGTGACTTCTGGCTGGTCGATCACAAGAAGACCGTCATCGCCACCGCCCGAGGACCTGTGTTCACGCAACCGATCGTGGACGCCCTGGCGGCCGTCGACAGGATAGACCTGGCCGTGGCCTACGGTATCGAGGTCGGCGGCAGCACGTTGGCGGTTGCGGCCTTCACCCTCCGCGACGGACGCCCGCCACGGCTGGCCGATGTGGCGGAGGCCATCGAAGCACTCCCGTTCGGGTGGCGTCCCGACATCGTCCATGTGGTCGACGCCATCCCGCTGGGCTCGTCGTTCCGCCCCAATGCCGACGGTCTGAGTGCGGCAGGTCTGCCGAAGCCGGGCACCCGCGTCTGGTATCTCGACTCGAACTCACAGGAGTACAAACGGTTGACGAAAGCGGTAGCAGCGCAGTTCCACGACGGCTCGGCCGGCATGCCCGCTGGTGCGCGGTAA
- a CDS encoding Trm112 family protein has translation MVIDPTLLSILACPQDKGPLLLVGDELLYNPRLRRAYPIENGIPVLLIDEARDVDAEEHEQLVARASAQS, from the coding sequence GTGGTTATTGATCCGACACTGCTCAGCATTCTGGCGTGCCCGCAGGACAAGGGCCCGCTGCTGCTGGTCGGAGACGAGTTGCTCTACAACCCTCGACTTCGGCGCGCCTATCCCATCGAGAACGGGATCCCGGTTCTCCTCATCGACGAGGCGCGGGACGTGGACGCCGAGGAGCACGAGCAGCTGGTCGCCCGGGCGTCTGCGCAGTCGTGA